In Oreochromis aureus strain Israel breed Guangdong linkage group 9, ZZ_aureus, whole genome shotgun sequence, the genomic window TGCACAAAGCCTGCCCtgaattattattttgtaaCTGTATCTGGAGGAAACAGAGCTGGAACACTTTTTACTTACTGTGTGCCAAAATCTAATATGAGGTAATCTTAATAATTTCTGGGCTTATATATAAAGTGGGTATATCCAACAGGTGTGACCTATGACCGGTGTGTAGATTTAGATTCCAGCTGTTTAATAGTTTCAACAGCTGGACAGGATACCATGATCTGATTTCAGAGCTTTATGTACATAACTGCATAACCGTGTCTACCCCTtggctaaaacaaacaaacacaaaaaaacaacaacaaacaaataaaaaaaacacggGAAATATGatttaacactttaaaaaacCCGCACTGGAGAGCACATATCTTTAAATTAACAAGCCATTCTTTTGAAACCCAACTCCCTCCTGAGTGCCACCTCAGCGATACTCTTAACTCAGTTCGCGCTTTTCTCCTGCTTTGTCCAACTTTGGCTCCACTTTACCTCCTTCAGCTCCTTCTCTATCTGCACCGCCCGCTGGACGATGGGTCCACGGACCGCGTACTCCACCCGCTTAACGTTGGGGTTCATGCTGTCCAAAGTCAGCACCCTGCCCCGGTGCGAGATCCCGTTCACTGCCTGCTGGGACATGTTTGTTATGTCACGAGCGCACCGTTGAAGCTGAAGTGTTATCTGaaagatagaaaaagaaaaaaaaaagataagaagtTCAGCAATTAGAAGCTCCTAGCTGAACGGGGAGCAGATAAAGTGTATCAGCGGTTACCAGTTGTTCAGCGGGAATGTTGTCAGAAAGGCTCCCGTGTTTACTTTCCCTCCAAGCCCCTTTCCTTTAAGCTTCAACTGACACACGAGCCTCTTCACCCTGGGTGTTTGTATTCCCCCCAGGGCCGCCCCGTGCTGCCCCGCCTTCGCGCGCTGTCGCTTGCGATTGGCTGGATTTTCCCAACCGTGACTAACGTCAGCGTCTAACAGCGCTGACTTTTAAGTGAGATAATTTAACTGGCGCCGTGTCATACTGCAAATTTTgttatcgatccgataccaagtgaATACAGTGCAGGTCTtgccgataccaataccgatacttttaacctataaaggcagcttatgtaggGAACAGTGACAGTGTGTTGTGTGACAATGACATTGTAATGATTGCAAAGTTTTTGTGATTTCCACTTTCCACAAAaattggttatttaaaaaaatattttttgagaCCCTAAAACGCTTTGGGTCAGTGTTTGCTATGTAtataggctataaataaaacagaagtgaCAGTCAGCACAAAAAGGCTAATACATGTTTCATAATGCATGTTTGAGGTCTATTTTTCcatataataaacaaataatttatttaagaaAACTTCATGGGCGACATACTGTATTGGAGAATAGAAGCAAAGTATTGATCCTATTGCGTCAGTATCAATCCAATACCGATGCCAGCGTTGCCATCATACTGGATATTTTATCAATCCGCCCACTTCTAAATTTAACTTCAGTTGCCTTTTGCTTCCATGTTTTTACAGCTATTCTTAATTGTTATGCATCGGGAAGTATTTCTTTAAAGTTAAAGCATGaactaataaataataaataagtaagtaGCATTTAAAGTTGTTAGCAAGCAGCGGCTAATTTACGTTAAGTGTTAGCGTGTGCAAGTCCGAACCAATGTTGGCCACCTAAATAACAGTGACGAAAAAATGGATGGTAAAAGAGTGCACGAAGTACAGCCCAAGTTCTTTAATAAGgagatttttcttcctttctttgtcCTGCTTGAGAGTGTGGCTTGTGCAGTAGAAGAAGCCGCTTGTTAGATGTTAGTTTGCTAGTTTTATTGGCTTTTCATGAAGACAGCACAgctcaaaagaaagaaaaagcactaAAGGTTAAGTCAAGGTCGAAGTTCCCACATTAAAgcgtttttcttaaaaaaacaaacaaaactgaactatAATTAGAGAAGAGCTAAGCAATAAGCACCATTCCCAACTGTTATAAAGTCATATTTATGCTAGGTTCGCAAAACTGGCTAACTAAATCGCCTGGGATAGACCTCTGGCGTGTTGTATCTGCTGTAGAAATACTTTATTTACCTTGTACATGGACTTCATCGCGACGATAGCTCTGTTATCATGTGAATACCGTAATCTGTCATTCGTAAAATCATACAAAACTAGTCCAATTTTATTAAATGTCCTTCTTGAGTATCCGCTGCTGTGATCAATGTGGAGCAAAACAGTAGAGCAACATGAAGAAGCCACTATCTGATTTTTAGTACAGTTAATCAATAACCAGACAGTATTTAATAAACAACTTTTTCCCGCATGGTGCTCTTGAATTATCTGTTTATAATGTAGGTCAGTGGTTACAACTGCAGTTACAATAGTTGTTAACAACTCATAATAGCTAGTTCTAGTTTTAAGTTATTTTACTtagctttttatttaaaaataataatattaatacaaATCCTTTTTAGTTTTAGAGATCCGTGTCAATCACACATCATACAATCAAACATCTAGCTTCTATTTTTGTTTCTCTCATTCAGAAAATTCTTgctgaaaacaaaaacttgggTTTTAATTGGGTGATTTGCTGTGGGTTCACCACTGGACAACAGTGTAATATCAGCCATACCATGGCCCTGCTCTGAAGCAGAGATTTTGACTCGACATAGCAGGTGAAGCAGGCCTGGCTTTTCTTACAGTGAAGTGTCCCAGACAGCCATTACAGGTtgacagtcagcatgcacaatACCAGGACCCCGAATGTCAAGCAGATAAATGAAATGCAGGTATCATTAATTTTATTACTTAGCGTTTctagctgttaaaaaaaatccataaaagAGGTATACTGCTACAGTGAATGTAACAACAGAGTAACTATTAAAGTATTATGTTGTCAACTCAGAATAGAAACTTCTTTGCCGGAGGGAGGGGGTCAGATTAATGCTGTCTGTGTCATTTTAACAGTATCATTTCTATTGGATTGTTGATGAATAATGCCCTGTATTATGACGGACATTAAGTGCAATAGCAACAGCTAACTTGTAGAAAAACAGACTTCTAAAGAGGGTTTTGGGCAAGAGTTCTGAaagttttcaaagttttttttttcccactggaaactggctgctttttcagtcATCTTGactccagtccttgtaccttcacattttcagaagaatgtgcttgtttgtttgtttgttgaacaacttaacactgacctacaAATCATTCAACTACGAAAacggcacctaactcaaggcaTGAAAcaatgttgtgtctacacatcaCACCACTtaacaaagaaccaattttaaattgtatctttaggctcTTTGTGACTAACAGCCTGTCACGAAACTCATCATTTGTTACATCAAAATatgaaatgccaaagataacacagtttgaaagGCATAAAACTGTACCAAGAAGGTCAATTTTTAAAGAGCTCTTAGGTGAAAATTTGGCATCTTTCATGCATGCCCTTAAAAAATCTGATGGAGTAAGACAAAAGAAGGTGCAGGTCTAAAGACTACAGCAGAAGAGCATCTGATAGTCAGGTCCTTAAGAAACAGGGAAAtttccagcaaagacctgacacaggacctgagagatgcattgCCCCTTCAATTGATAAATCTGCTGTTCGCtcaagcctcatcagaaatggtgtcAGTGGAAGAGCGGCTGTTAGGAAGCCGTTTCTGAGTAAGGAAAAcatggagaaaaggctgaggtatgccaaattacacaagacaCAGACTGAAATCAGTAGCAACAGGttttatggagtgatgaatccaaatgtgaaaATTTTGGTTCATCATCAATATGCACAGAGGAAGTCAGGacagaggtacaacagtgagtgtctacagtcgACTCTAAAACATGGTGGAGCCGTGTTGAAGCAGTGTGGGCTCATCTTGACAGGAAACcaaaggcagccaacattcaaagaagagctttaaatgtccttcaagaagcctggagaagtactcctgaagactacttaaagaaactaCAAGACAGCTTTCATTAGCGCAGACTGTGTTGAATAAATAGTGGTCattaccaaatattgactttcaaactTCTTAGAACTATATTCATTCTTTTGCTTTGTATACTGTATTTTGGTTTAGGTTATTGGTCTATGGCACGAAGGTATGGGTTAATAAATTACTCCCACACCACATCACAGTTCTGTCTTTTCATGTGAAAGGAACTACAGTGCCAGAGAAAAACCACCTATCTGGCAAAGAATGCAGAGGAACTTGATGCCGGGGGTGCAATGTCAAATAAAATTTACCTTCACATGGAAATTTCCTTCCTTTGCATGTCATTTGTTTTaatcagagaaagaaaaggttTGTGAGTGTGTATCTGTAGGACAGTGTGAGACACCCCCCAGATGTCTTGGAAAGAGTTTGGGAAAGACATTTGATATCCCAAACTAAAACAGTTCACACGCAAGCATGTGATGccctggtgactttcatgtgcATTTTGTCAGACTGTAAGTGCATCATCTGTTCCAACTTTACCTCAACGTTAAATGACAGATCAACATCACATACCTTATGTTGTGCAACAGCTATATAATTACTAAAGGAGAGACTTACAGGCTCAGTCCTTGTAACTCAGTGGTGCTGGCTCACAGTCAAAACAAGTCTGAACATAAGCAGCTTCCAATTTTAACACACTCCCTCCCCATAAGGGTAACTGTTACTGAGGCCTTATACAACATAAGGATCTGTGTGcatatatttatgtgtgtggATGAAGGTAATTCTGGTGCACCACAATGTTAAACCACCTAAATAAGCTGTCATTGTGTATTAACTGCAGTTCTGGCAGATGGCTCGGAACAGACTGTGTCATTCGAGATGTGCGGAAAGTCAGAGAGTGACTGATCTGATCTAAGAGGAAGACAAAAGGGGGAGTGAGGGCAAGTAAAAAATATTCAGCTGATCATTTTTACCACAAGAGGGAGCTGTCATCAACATCAAACAAACAAGACAGACTAGGAtatgttcagctttttttgAACCAACTATAAGGCAATAACCTGATCAAATCTGTGCCTCAAATCACacacttaaaaatgtaagtTGGAATAAAATATTTCATCTTAAACCCACTATCCGATCCCCTCCCTGTAAGCGTCCCGGTCATAACATCCAGATACATTCATTAAgagtttttgcatttaaaaaaaatatatacaaaaatcatttgtgaaaacatgtttttatgttttgtttttctaaacagGGATCAGTAAAAATCACtaacaaaactgaaatgcaATACAGAAATTAAGAGTGCATTGAGCTTACATCAAGTCCATGTCAGACAGATTATGTAATAATCCCACTGCTCACAAAATTTAAACGTGGGACTTCGTGCAAGCGttgcaaacctttttttttttaaaataagacaTTTAATGAAGGCACCAACCTCTGATAAACAATCGTGATACGTTTGCTCAGTTTGacaagaaaactaaacagactCTTTGACAATTCAGTTAACACAAATGTATcgtaattttctttttataaattgTCTCCGGATCAGGAAGAATAAATAATATGATTATATTCTGACGGTAGAAAAATAGAAATACTGACAGAAAAATAGAAATCTggtagatgatgatgatgacgggCTGAGCTAAATTTCCCCACAGTAGAGACAAATGCTTCATTAGCAAATTGCAGCATTTCAAATTTTGCGCACTTGAAAGGAACaagagaaacttttttttcagtccaaagcagaggagaaaaaaaataaatcaagcaTGGAAACGGTCCATcttcattaaatataaattcagAATATTGATTAAACCAATCACGATTAATCCCCCATAAAGAAACAAACCTCTTTCACTCTTGTTTACAACATAAATGTATGCTAATGTAGATCATGTACCTGTCATAGCactcattaagaaaaaaaaaaaagaacctcattaatttaaaataaatcagctGCAATTCAGTCTTCTGCCTTATCTATAAAACCTCACATGATTCTAAGGCTTTCAGCCAGTCTAATTGTGCATTTAAGAGATGAGTAATGTAATGCCCCCAAAAAATAGAGTGGTGGAGCTGTCGGCTTCTAACTGCAACACTAGAATCTGGAGTTCTTCTGTAGGTGAAGCAGGAGGGAAAGCTAGGACCTGCTAAAGGTGTGAAATGTGCAACAGAAATGAGAAAGCTAATCAAAGGGGGAATAATCACAGATTGCACTTTAGTTCACTTGGAATGCAAAGCAGATTGATCCATCATTGGCATGTAGCCTTAACCTAAAGAGTCTCCAGTGATTCACTTAAAGCATGTCTGTTTtaacaggggtttttttttgccacttttTGCCACCAGCTTTTGTACTTTATAGGCAGCATATTTGTCTGATTGCATGATTCTTTCTACATGAGTCCACAGCAAGGCTCCTTATTGTTGGACTGCTCTTCCTCAGGGGCTCGAAGTTTCAGAAGTGGAGGATCTCCACTGGCTGGGGTGAAGTACACCTGGCTGGGGGAGACTGCCTCGGCGGCAGGTGTCATTTCAGGTTCTGGCTGAGcctgagtggctgtaacctcAGCTGCTGCAACAGAGGGCTCCTCCTCAACGGGCGAGGGCAGCGGTGGTGCAGGTGCTTGGTATTTATTGAGCTTAGCAGCTGCCCGCTGGCGTTTCAGGTCAGCCAAGGTGTGGTGTGATTTCTCCCGAGTCATATTATCTGCCCCCTCGCCCTCTGCAGACCCCGCTCCAGATGCAGAGCCGAGCTGGTAGGAGGCGCTGCGCTCCATGATTCCTCCCCCACTCCACTGCTCTCCAGGTACAGAAGATGCCAGAGAAACAGAGGTCTCTCCATTCCCTAGGCTGGGCATaattttcctgtctgcagcctcCAGTTCTTCCAAATGTGATGTTGCTGCACCATGAGCAGCAACCTAAaacacaaggggaaaaaaacccccaaacaaaccacaaaacatTTATACTGTTTGCAATGGTCACAAAAACAGTCATGAGAAACATTTTCCAAACAAAACCTCCATCACCATGGTGGCATGCTGGTGCAACTCATTGTCGGTCTGTCTGTCCTCATCATCGTCCTGTGGCTCGGGCTGTCGACCGCGCTCCTGCCACACCATGGCTTCTTTGTGGTGCTCCCGACGGTAGAGACTGGAGCGCTCGTTCACGCTGACGCGACGCACCACTTTACTGCACAGAGaaatgagagacaggaggggaagCAGTAAAACAATGAACCGTTTCAACTTCAATGTATGCTTTTCACTCTCTGGTTCCACTGAGCTCCACGCTCACCCTCTGCTTCCTGTGCTAGACGCTCGTCTTTGCAGTGTGCCTTTCTGCCTGTCCTGGCTCTTCATGATGGCATCATGTTTGTGCTTCAAGTCCATCAGTTTGGCTCTGACTTCCTCATCAACACATACATCTGAAAAGCAAAAGCAAGTTTAACACTTGTGTGTCTCTCATGAACAAGTTTGATACTAAAGGcagaaacagcagcaacaacaatacTCTAGTTTCACCTAGTGGTGTCTCCTCTAAGACGGACTTTGCATTTAGATTGGCTCCATGTGCCACCAGCAGTTCCACCATCTGCATCTAtggaacaaaaaacacaaaacactatgAATGAGTCATTTCAGAAAACTGGTTGCTTTAGGCATGACAGCAGTATGAACCTGTCCCCAGCAGGAGGCAGCATGCAGTGGAGTCCACCCATCAGAGTCCTTCACATCCACCTGAGCCTTGTTCTCTAGTAACAGCTCAGCCACAGACATATAGCCGTTAGCAGATACGATATGGAGctaaaagaataaagaaaacgaACTGCATGTCAGTAAAGAACAAAAtttcacaacaaaataaaattaagaaaATATTTTCTCAATTCTCTGAAcctttatattattattacattggCTGAATGTTACAGAAATGGTTGGtaaaacattacaaagaaaGCAGGAAACCTGTGCAACCTGTTAACAGTCAGGGGATTATTGCATTTCTAATCAGATGTTTTCAAAATATCTAGATTTACA contains:
- the ppp1r16a gene encoding protein phosphatase 1 regulatory subunit 16A, giving the protein MAAEHGELLAEMATMGRLSATERLKHAKKRRAQQLKAWAQMEKDAARGSRAKADKKKPRTTKVTFPSSVTLLDAASRNDLDEVREMLNSGINPDLVNEDGLTALHQCCIDDFVEIVQCLLDAGANVNACDSELWTPLHAAATCGHTGLVQLLIQAGADLLAVNADGNMPYDICEDEATLELLEMVMAEQGITQDRIDECRGAKEAAMLADIQALVQSGADLNAQDDNGATLLHIVSANGYMSVAELLLENKAQVDVKDSDGWTPLHAASCWGQMQMVELLVAHGANLNAKSVLEETPLDVCVDEEVRAKLMDLKHKHDAIMKSQDRQKGTLQRRASSTGSRGKVVRRVSVNERSSLYRREHHKEAMVWQERGRQPEPQDDDEDRQTDNELHQHATMVAAHGAATSHLEELEAADRKIMPSLGNGETSVSLASSVPGEQWSGGGIMERSASYQLGSASGAGSAEGEGADNMTREKSHHTLADLKRQRAAAKLNKYQAPAPPLPSPVEEEPSVAAAEVTATQAQPEPEMTPAAEAVSPSQVYFTPASGDPPLLKLRAPEEEQSNNKEPCCGLM